Proteins from a genomic interval of Actinomycetota bacterium:
- a CDS encoding transposase — MAEPLSRGSIISHSRNLTVLRPGGQFLTGDDKLESVVERFGDECLNTNKFLSIEDARAKIAAWRIECNNFTPHSSLGNMTPAEYAANYDCKETPETKFSLVLNGPVFG; from the coding sequence TTGGCCGAGCCATTATCGCGAGGGTCAATCATATCTCACAGCAGAAATCTTACGGTTCTCAGACCAGGGGGTCAATTTTTAACCGGCGATGACAAGCTTGAAAGCGTTGTCGAACGATTCGGAGATGAGTGCTTAAATACGAACAAGTTCCTCTCCATAGAGGACGCTCGGGCCAAGATCGCGGCCTGGAGAATTGAGTGCAATAATTTTACGCCGCACAGCTCGCTCGGCAACATGACTCCCGCTGAATATGCGGCGAATTACGACTGTAAGGAAACGCCAGAAACTAAATTTTCTCTAGTTTTAAATGGACCAGTTTTTGGGTGA